Proteins co-encoded in one Brassica oleracea var. oleracea cultivar TO1000 chromosome C4, BOL, whole genome shotgun sequence genomic window:
- the LOC106341051 gene encoding protein MIZU-KUSSEI 1: MAMGEPKPRVSGASSSTDSYSTPSASPTPTPAPRQPVTLLEPSHQHKKKGKKVFRVFRSVFRSFPIITPAACKIPVLPGGSLPDQHRSGSSGSRVSGTLFGYRKGRVSLSIQENSKCFPSLVVELAMQTMVLQKELSGGMVRIALETEKRADKEKVKIMDEPLWTMYCNGKKTGYGVKRDATEEDLNVMELLRPVSMGAGVLPGNSEAEGPDSEMAYMRAYFERVVGSKDSETFYMLSPEGNNGPELSIFFVRV; the protein is encoded by the coding sequence ATGGCCATGGGGGAGCCAAAGCCAAGGGTAAGCGGTGCTTCTTCCTCCACGGACTCATATTCAACCCCTTCAGCGTCTCCGACACCAACTCCAGCTCCACGTCAGCCCGTCACGTTACTCGAACCATCTCACCAACACAAGAAAAAAGGCAAGAAAGTCTTCCGCGTCTTCCGCTCCGTGTTCCGTTCTTTTCCCATCATCACACCGGCGGCTTGTAAAATCCCGGTCCTTCCGGGAGGTAGCTTACCCGACCAGCATCGAAGTGGGTCAAGCGGGTCAAGAGTCTCCGGGACCTTGTTCGGATACCGTAAAGGCCGTGTAAGCCTCTCAATTCAAGAAAACTCTAAATGTTTTCCATCTCTCGTCGTCGAGCTAGCAATGCAAACAATGGTGCTACAAAAGGAATTGAGCGGAGGAATGGTTAGGATCGCTTTAGAGACGGAGAAACGTGCGGACAAAGAGAAGGTCAAGATAATGGACGAGCCGTTATGGACAATGTATTGTAACGGTAAGAAAACGGGGTACGGTGTGAAACGTGACGCGACGGAGGAAGATCTTAACGTGATGGAGTTGTTAAGACCGGTTTCGATGGGTGCTGGTGTTTTGCCTGGGAACTCGGAGGCTGAAGGACCTGACTCGGAGATGGCTTACATGAGGGCTTACTTTGAGCGTGTCGTTGGGTCTAAAGATTCAGAGACGTTTTATATGTTGAGTCCCGAAGGGAATAATGGACCAGAGCTTAGTATCTTCTTCGTGAGAGTTTGA
- the LOC106341305 gene encoding elicitor peptide 6-like: MHLAEEELSSEKRAEKWKLKEKKREDEEKEVYYSLLNSPCTAFHKTIQAILKCLGLETSSISPSSSSSSSKEDHGTEIVQETGFMAMVTRLVRRRPRPAYSSGRPGQID; the protein is encoded by the exons ATGCATTTAGCAGAAGAAGAATTAAGTAGTGAAAAGAGAGCAGAAAAATGGAAGTTAAAGGAGAAGAAAAGAGAAGATGAAGAAAAAGAAGTTTACTACTCTCTTCTCAACTCTCCATGTACTGCCTTTCACAAAACTATTCAAGCCATATTGAAATGTCTTGGTCTTGAGACATCATCAATATCACCATCATCATCATCATCATCATCAAAAGAAGACCATGGAACTGAAATC GTTCAAGAGACAGGATTTATGGCGATGGTAACAAGACTGGTAAGAAGGAGACCAAGGCCAGCTTACAGCTCAGGACGCCCTGGTCAAATCGACTGA